The following proteins are encoded in a genomic region of Dialister hominis:
- the lgt gene encoding prolipoprotein diacylglyceryl transferase, with protein MHQYLTFIGGFPIRFYGIFFSLAIIFGCIMAYFLLKKSRTGWEECIFDLGLTIAFFGIIGGRLWDVFFFDWDYYHDHLTEIPYVWQGGMAIQGGVIFACVAAYFFLKKKNIPILPFADIVTPAIILGQSVGRIANFMNGDAFGHPTGLGYGILYPATTLAYKTYGPQPLWPAEVWECQGDLIIFCLLIWYSCFKHPKGTTFCLYIMLYSLLRFFLEFFRGDYGTYALDLKSAQITALIGFVIAAAFFIYFYFKNSIFEEPKAD; from the coding sequence ATGCATCAATATTTAACTTTCATCGGGGGATTCCCCATACGGTTTTATGGCATTTTCTTTTCACTCGCCATCATCTTTGGCTGCATCATGGCTTATTTCTTATTGAAAAAGAGCAGAACCGGATGGGAGGAGTGCATTTTTGATTTAGGCCTGACCATCGCTTTCTTCGGCATTATAGGAGGCAGGCTCTGGGATGTATTCTTCTTTGACTGGGATTACTATCATGATCATCTGACGGAAATTCCTTATGTCTGGCAGGGCGGCATGGCTATACAAGGCGGTGTCATTTTCGCCTGCGTTGCTGCGTACTTTTTCTTAAAGAAGAAAAATATACCGATCCTTCCATTTGCAGATATAGTTACGCCTGCCATCATCCTTGGCCAGTCGGTTGGCAGGATCGCCAATTTTATGAACGGGGACGCATTCGGCCATCCCACGGGGCTTGGATACGGAATCCTGTACCCGGCGACCACTCTGGCGTACAAGACGTATGGCCCTCAGCCCCTTTGGCCGGCTGAAGTATGGGAATGTCAGGGAGACCTGATCATTTTCTGCCTTTTGATCTGGTACTCCTGCTTCAAGCACCCCAAAGGCACGACGTTCTGCCTTTATATTATGCTTTATTCCCTCCTGCGATTCTTTCTTGAATTTTTCCGCGGAGATTACGGAACCTATGCATTGGATCTCAAGAGTGCGCAAATCACTGCTCTTATCGGATTCGTCATTGCAGCAGCCTTTTTCATTTACTTCTATTTCAAAAACAGTATCTTTGAAGAACCTAAGGCCGATTGA
- the ychF gene encoding redox-regulated ATPase YchF produces the protein MSTNLQIGIVGLPNVGKSTLFNAITKAGAEAANFPFCTIEPNVGIVEVPDHRIYDLAKMFNPKKITPAFTRFVDIAGLVAGASKGEGLGNQFLSHIRETDAVAHVVRCFESGDITHVEGTVDPVRDMGIINTELCLADLESVEKKKTKVAKLAQAGIKEAKAELPVLNKVFDTLQEGIPARTLDLSEDDLAVIRELNLITLKPVLYVLNISEDDIADPMKNEYVKKASEEAEKEGAKWIPISAEIEEEVSELDPEEAKMFLADLGEDEPGVNHLIRAAYSMLGLINFFTVGPDECRAWTVRAGTKAPKAAGKIHSDIERGFIRAEIVSYNDLMWYGSYANVREKGLLRVEGKDYIIQDGDVAYFRFNV, from the coding sequence ATGAGTACAAATCTTCAAATTGGTATTGTCGGCTTGCCTAATGTCGGCAAGAGTACATTATTTAATGCGATCACGAAAGCCGGAGCAGAAGCTGCAAACTTCCCGTTCTGTACGATTGAACCAAACGTAGGTATAGTAGAAGTACCAGATCATCGTATTTACGATCTGGCAAAAATGTTCAATCCTAAAAAGATTACACCTGCTTTTACCCGTTTTGTCGATATTGCAGGGCTCGTCGCAGGGGCATCTAAAGGTGAAGGCCTTGGAAACCAGTTCCTCAGCCACATCAGGGAAACCGATGCGGTCGCTCATGTCGTACGCTGCTTTGAAAGCGGGGATATCACACATGTCGAAGGTACTGTGGATCCTGTGCGTGATATGGGTATTATCAATACAGAACTCTGCCTGGCAGATCTTGAAAGCGTCGAAAAGAAGAAAACGAAAGTAGCAAAACTTGCTCAGGCGGGGATCAAGGAAGCAAAAGCTGAACTTCCTGTCCTGAATAAAGTATTTGATACACTGCAGGAAGGCATTCCTGCAAGAACGCTCGATCTTTCTGAAGATGATCTTGCTGTCATCAGGGAACTGAATTTAATCACATTGAAGCCGGTGCTTTATGTCCTGAACATTTCAGAAGATGACATTGCCGATCCTATGAAGAATGAGTATGTCAAGAAAGCTTCAGAGGAAGCCGAGAAGGAAGGCGCTAAGTGGATTCCTATTTCGGCTGAGATCGAAGAAGAAGTTTCAGAACTCGATCCGGAAGAAGCCAAGATGTTCCTGGCCGATTTGGGCGAAGATGAACCAGGTGTCAACCACTTGATCCGCGCTGCCTATTCCATGCTGGGCCTTATCAACTTCTTTACCGTCGGACCCGATGAATGCCGTGCCTGGACAGTAAGAGCAGGAACGAAAGCTCCTAAGGCTGCAGGAAAGATTCATAGTGACATTGAACGAGGCTTTATCAGAGCAGAAATCGTTTCTTATAATGATTTAATGTGGTACGGCTCGTATGCGAATGTCCGTGAAAAAGGACTGCTCAGGGTAGAAGGAAAAGATTATATCATCCAGGATGGGGATGTCGCTTATTTCAGATTCAATGTCTGA
- a CDS encoding LL-diaminopimelate aminotransferase, producing the protein MAHCNEKYLNLQSACLFDEINEKQNAYKESHPDADIISLDIEDGTQPLAPSAAEAMKKAVDEMSRGGTFPGCGPEQGYLFLREAIAKNDFQSRGCDISPDEIFVSDGEKYDIGNMQEIFAESDIAAITDPVYSPYVDSNVLAGRGGKFINGAYSKLEYLPCYEECDFKANLPQHDPMIIYLCSPNNPTGTALNKSNLTMWVKYAKQTGAVIFFDAAYEAFITEPNIPHSIYEIEGAKDVAIEFRSYSETAGLTGLRCGYCVVPKELMLETKKDDKVSANELWKCHQRAKFKGCSYIVQRGAEASYTEEGKKQIQAALAAYRENAKIIMDACEESGLNAYGGINSPYIWAAVPEGMTSWEFFDFLLDKAQVICSPGSGLGLCGEGFIRLTSFNTPELTKAAAERMKKALKEL; encoded by the coding sequence ATGGCACATTGCAATGAAAAATATTTAAACTTGCAGAGCGCTTGTCTTTTTGATGAAATCAATGAAAAACAGAATGCATACAAGGAATCTCATCCTGATGCAGATATTATTTCGCTGGATATTGAGGATGGAACACAGCCGCTTGCTCCATCTGCTGCTGAAGCCATGAAAAAGGCTGTAGACGAGATGTCCCGCGGCGGGACGTTCCCCGGCTGCGGCCCGGAGCAGGGATATCTTTTCCTGCGCGAAGCTATTGCAAAAAATGATTTCCAGTCCAGAGGCTGCGATATTTCACCAGATGAAATTTTTGTCAGCGATGGTGAAAAATATGACATTGGGAATATGCAGGAAATTTTTGCTGAAAGTGATATCGCTGCAATAACAGACCCTGTATATTCTCCCTATGTTGACAGCAATGTCCTGGCCGGCCGCGGCGGGAAATTCATCAACGGCGCATACTCGAAGCTTGAATATCTTCCCTGCTATGAAGAATGTGATTTTAAGGCAAATCTTCCGCAGCATGATCCGATGATCATTTACTTATGCTCGCCAAATAACCCGACAGGAACCGCTTTGAACAAGAGCAATCTTACGATGTGGGTGAAATACGCAAAGCAGACTGGAGCTGTCATTTTCTTTGATGCTGCTTATGAGGCCTTTATTACTGAGCCAAATATTCCGCACAGCATTTATGAAATCGAAGGAGCTAAGGACGTTGCGATTGAATTCCGCTCTTATTCCGAAACGGCAGGACTCACAGGTCTTCGCTGCGGTTACTGTGTCGTTCCGAAGGAATTGATGCTTGAAACAAAGAAAGATGACAAGGTTTCAGCCAATGAACTGTGGAAATGCCATCAGCGTGCAAAGTTCAAAGGTTGTTCCTATATTGTTCAGCGCGGGGCAGAAGCATCCTATACGGAAGAGGGTAAAAAGCAGATTCAGGCTGCACTTGCTGCTTATCGCGAAAATGCAAAGATCATCATGGATGCCTGTGAAGAATCCGGTCTCAATGCATATGGCGGTATCAACAGCCCGTATATCTGGGCAGCTGTTCCGGAAGGAATGACAAGCTGGGAATTTTTCGATTTTCTGCTTGATAAGGCACAGGTGATCTGTTCTCCGGGATCCGGATTAGGCCTGTGCGGTGAAGGCTTTATCAGACTGACATCTTTCAATACTCCGGAACTTACAAAAGCAGCAGCTGAAAGAATGAAGAAAGCCCTGAAAGAATTATAA
- the lepB gene encoding signal peptidase I, with protein sequence MHEILDWIYSIVVALFLAMLIHIFLFVPTKVSGSSMYPTLTNGEYLIVSKISHVLRETPNYGDIVIIDSRTHRERSWMDDLTEPLDNYIAIFEHSTQGHNIWVKRVIGKPGDKLEFHDGHVYRNGEKLDEPYINEPMEFSMDGSYTVPEGDVFVMGDNRNHSSDSRFIGPVPIDHVLGKVCLQL encoded by the coding sequence ATGCATGAAATTTTAGACTGGATCTACTCAATCGTAGTGGCATTGTTCCTGGCAATGCTGATTCATATTTTTCTCTTCGTACCGACAAAGGTATCAGGGTCGTCCATGTATCCGACTTTGACAAATGGAGAGTATCTCATTGTTTCAAAAATCAGCCACGTACTTAGAGAAACTCCGAATTACGGGGATATCGTCATCATAGACAGCCGGACCCACAGGGAAAGATCCTGGATGGATGATCTCACAGAACCGCTTGATAATTACATTGCCATTTTCGAGCATAGTACTCAGGGTCATAATATCTGGGTCAAACGCGTTATCGGAAAACCGGGAGACAAGCTGGAATTCCATGACGGACACGTATATAGAAATGGTGAAAAGCTGGATGAACCATATATCAATGAACCAATGGAATTTTCTATGGACGGATCTTATACTGTTCCTGAAGGCGATGTATTCGTCATGGGGGACAACAGGAACCACAGCTCTGACAGCCGTTTCATCGGGCCGGTTCCGATCGATCATGTCCTTGGCAAGGTATGCCTGCAGCTGTAA
- a CDS encoding IS30 family transposase, protein MDQNHFTTDTLRKKGAHLTFEERVIIQTRLRDKQSYRSIAREIGCCVNTVRNEVKRGKVLCYNGKVERYRAADGQSTYEAHRENCGRKCDAIAKGAFLDYVQKRLQEHHWSLDACFGRALVTGEFQRGEMVCTKTLYNYVTLGLLGKIKSIDLPLRVKRKNARKRVRERKKKFGRSIDERDPSVDERQDFGHWECDLVLGSRSKDEVLLTLVERKTRCSLIRKLPNKESASVIAAFRKLKDGMFRGCFSRVFLSITTDNGSEFSSLSELEKLSHTRIYYAHPYCSSDKGTNENHNGLFRRFLPKGKKIQDYPVEYISRVECWANTLPRKILGYKTPEECFREEMLAALTA, encoded by the coding sequence ATGGATCAAAATCATTTTACCACGGATACGTTACGCAAAAAAGGGGCTCATTTAACTTTTGAGGAACGAGTCATTATCCAAACGCGTCTCCGCGACAAGCAATCGTATCGGAGCATAGCCCGTGAGATTGGGTGCTGTGTCAATACGGTACGCAACGAGGTGAAGCGTGGCAAGGTTCTTTGCTATAACGGCAAGGTGGAACGCTATCGCGCAGCAGACGGGCAAAGCACCTATGAGGCGCATCGCGAAAACTGTGGTCGCAAATGCGACGCCATAGCAAAGGGAGCATTCCTCGACTATGTGCAGAAGAGACTTCAGGAACATCACTGGTCGCTCGATGCCTGCTTTGGCAGGGCACTGGTTACGGGAGAATTTCAACGTGGCGAGATGGTCTGTACGAAAACCCTGTACAACTATGTCACGCTGGGGCTCCTAGGAAAAATCAAGAGTATTGACCTGCCCTTGCGCGTCAAGCGAAAAAACGCCAGGAAGCGGGTTCGTGAGCGTAAGAAGAAGTTCGGCCGCAGTATAGATGAGCGCGATCCTTCTGTGGATGAGCGTCAGGATTTCGGGCATTGGGAGTGTGACCTTGTACTGGGATCTCGCTCAAAGGACGAAGTACTGCTGACTCTGGTTGAGCGCAAGACACGCTGTTCCCTCATCAGAAAACTGCCCAACAAGGAAAGTGCCTCTGTAATAGCAGCCTTCAGAAAATTGAAGGATGGAATGTTCCGCGGCTGTTTCAGCCGAGTGTTCCTCAGCATTACGACAGACAATGGCAGTGAGTTTTCTAGCCTGTCGGAGCTAGAGAAACTAAGTCACACACGGATCTATTATGCGCATCCGTACTGCTCCAGCGACAAAGGTACGAATGAGAATCACAACGGCTTATTCCGTCGATTTCTTCCCAAAGGGAAGAAAATCCAGGATTACCCAGTGGAATACATTTCCAGAGTAGAGTGCTGGGCCAACACCCTGCCAAGAAAAATACTCGGCTATAAGACACCCGAGGAGTGCTTTAGGGAAGAAATGCTTGCAGCACTTACTGCATAA
- the glpX gene encoding class II fructose-bisphosphatase — MNRQLSMEFVRITEQAALKSGRLMGTGDKEGADQAAVDGMHEQFAKTPVSGTVVIGEGEIDEAPMLYIGEHVGAGGEEVDIAVDPVEGTNLVAKGQDGAIAVLAIAPKGCLLHAPDMYMQKICVGPRAKGRIDINASVTENLKNVADAMNREISDLTVVILDRERHESIIGEAREAGARIRLITDGDVVPSVDCGIQGSGIHMVLGSGGAPEGVLAAVGLKCLGGDMQAKLLPHTEEELTRMKKMGIDDPNKVLTLDDLVRGDDCIFSETAITDCALLKGVRYFGDGARTSTLVLRYKTGTVRFVDTIHRFGDKKPAVRLW, encoded by the coding sequence ATGAACAGACAACTTTCAATGGAATTCGTAAGGATTACCGAACAAGCTGCATTGAAGAGCGGACGGCTGATGGGAACCGGCGACAAGGAAGGGGCTGACCAGGCTGCTGTCGACGGAATGCATGAACAGTTCGCAAAGACACCGGTTTCCGGTACTGTTGTTATCGGGGAAGGCGAAATTGATGAAGCCCCGATGCTTTATATCGGGGAACATGTAGGTGCAGGCGGAGAAGAAGTTGATATTGCTGTCGATCCGGTAGAAGGAACGAATCTGGTTGCCAAAGGACAGGATGGAGCCATTGCAGTACTGGCTATTGCTCCTAAAGGATGTCTGCTTCATGCTCCGGATATGTATATGCAGAAAATCTGCGTCGGACCAAGAGCAAAAGGCCGTATCGACATCAATGCTTCCGTAACAGAAAATCTGAAGAACGTTGCTGATGCAATGAACAGAGAGATTTCTGACCTGACAGTTGTTATTCTTGACAGGGAACGTCATGAAAGCATTATCGGAGAAGCCAGAGAAGCAGGCGCAAGAATCCGTTTGATCACAGATGGTGATGTAGTTCCTTCTGTAGACTGCGGTATTCAGGGAAGCGGCATTCATATGGTACTGGGCTCCGGCGGAGCACCGGAAGGCGTTCTTGCAGCTGTAGGACTTAAATGCCTTGGCGGCGACATGCAGGCAAAACTTCTGCCGCATACAGAAGAAGAACTGACAAGAATGAAGAAAATGGGAATCGATGATCCGAACAAGGTGCTGACCCTGGATGATCTGGTAAGGGGCGATGACTGCATTTTCTCTGAAACTGCCATTACAGACTGCGCACTCCTGAAAGGTGTAAGATATTTCGGAGATGGTGCAAGAACAAGTACCCTCGTTCTCCGTTATAAGACCGGAACTGTTCGTTTCGTTGATACCATCCATCGTTTCGGTGATAAGAAACCGGCAGTCCGCCTGTGGTAA
- a CDS encoding FAD-dependent oxidoreductase: MEKFYDAIVVGGGPAGLSAAIYMARARFRVLVIEKEKVGGQITITAEVVNYPGIFSTNGEKLTAEMARQARAFGAEFLNAEVTGMDVDDDYKVVHTSNGDFKTLGIIFAGGAHPRLAGFKGENDFRGHGVAYCATCDGEFFTGKTIFVVGGGYAAVEEGLFLTKYAKNLIVVVRGNDFSIESAAVEELKDNKNTKILYHTQIEEVKGDSAIRKVVLKDRQTGEETVYEADPSDFYGVFVFVGYAPENALLKGKIDLDEKGYVITDRDQKTNVDGVYAAGDICVKNLRQVVTAVSDGAVAATSLEKYLGSQFRKLNLKRTYVKNLAPKEKKQEAAAVAKAKPEAFLDDQTRQALAPVLNRFTNPILLRLYKDDSHLSQEDEKMVRELSVISDKVKFEIIQASEGMEHTIAICNAEGEDLGLHFHGVPGGHEFNSFILAMYNAAGPGQDIGKDAEARVAAINEKKHLNIAVSLSCTMCPDLVAAAERIAAGNKNITVDVYDLAHYPDMQQKYNIMSVPCMIVNDDDVHFGKKNVTELLDILHA, encoded by the coding sequence ATGGAAAAATTTTATGATGCCATAGTAGTAGGCGGGGGGCCAGCTGGGCTCTCCGCCGCTATTTATATGGCGAGAGCGCGTTTCAGAGTCCTTGTAATAGAAAAGGAAAAAGTTGGCGGGCAGATTACAATTACCGCAGAAGTTGTCAACTATCCGGGGATATTCTCCACGAATGGCGAAAAACTTACTGCTGAAATGGCTCGTCAGGCAAGAGCATTCGGAGCAGAGTTCCTGAATGCAGAAGTGACCGGAATGGATGTAGATGATGATTACAAAGTCGTTCATACCTCCAACGGTGATTTCAAAACACTGGGAATCATCTTTGCCGGCGGCGCACATCCGCGTCTTGCCGGTTTCAAGGGAGAAAATGATTTCCGCGGCCATGGCGTGGCATACTGTGCAACCTGCGATGGCGAATTCTTTACAGGAAAGACCATTTTCGTTGTAGGCGGCGGTTATGCGGCTGTCGAAGAAGGGCTGTTCCTTACAAAGTATGCCAAGAATCTGATTGTTGTCGTAAGAGGAAATGATTTCAGTATAGAATCTGCAGCTGTGGAAGAGCTGAAAGATAATAAGAATACAAAGATCCTTTACCATACACAGATTGAGGAAGTAAAGGGCGATAGTGCTATCCGCAAGGTTGTCCTTAAAGACAGACAGACCGGAGAAGAAACAGTATATGAAGCGGATCCCAGTGATTTCTATGGTGTATTCGTATTTGTAGGATATGCTCCTGAGAATGCCCTTCTCAAAGGGAAAATCGATCTCGATGAAAAGGGATACGTTATTACCGACCGTGACCAGAAAACAAATGTTGACGGCGTTTACGCAGCTGGTGATATCTGTGTCAAGAACCTCAGACAGGTTGTAACAGCTGTATCTGACGGTGCAGTGGCTGCAACTTCTCTGGAGAAATACCTGGGAAGCCAGTTCAGAAAACTGAATCTGAAGCGTACTTATGTAAAGAATCTGGCTCCGAAAGAAAAGAAGCAGGAAGCTGCTGCTGTTGCAAAAGCGAAGCCGGAAGCCTTCCTTGATGATCAGACAAGACAGGCTCTTGCTCCTGTCCTGAACCGTTTTACGAATCCGATACTGCTGAGACTCTATAAAGATGATTCGCATCTGTCCCAGGAAGATGAAAAGATGGTTCGCGAACTTTCTGTAATCTCGGACAAGGTTAAGTTTGAGATTATTCAGGCATCTGAGGGAATGGAGCATACGATTGCCATCTGCAATGCAGAAGGCGAAGATCTTGGCCTGCATTTCCACGGAGTTCCTGGCGGACATGAATTCAATTCCTTCATTCTTGCCATGTATAATGCCGCAGGACCTGGACAGGATATCGGAAAAGATGCAGAGGCAAGAGTTGCAGCCATCAATGAAAAGAAGCATCTGAATATTGCAGTTTCTCTCTCCTGCACGATGTGCCCGGATCTTGTTGCCGCAGCCGAACGTATTGCTGCAGGAAATAAGAACATCACAGTTGATGTCTATGATCTGGCTCATTATCCTGACATGCAGCAGAAATATAACATCATGAGTGTTCCCTGCATGATCGTTAATGACGATGATGTGCATTTCGGCAAGAAGAATGTAACGGAACTTCTTGATATACTCCACGCTTAA
- the ahpC gene encoding alkyl hydroperoxide reductase subunit C — MSLNGKKISEFKLQAYQNEDFIEVTDKDLLGKWSVLFFYPADFTFVCPTELEDLENKYADFKKIGCEIYSVSCDTHFVHKAWHESSDRIGKVEYPMIGDPTGKLAKDLDVYIEDAGQAERGTFVINPDGEVVLYEVSAGNIGRNADELLRKVEAAQFVYEHGDEVCPAKWHPGEETLKPSFDLVGKL, encoded by the coding sequence ATGTCTTTAAATGGAAAGAAGATTAGCGAATTCAAGCTTCAGGCTTATCAGAATGAAGATTTCATCGAAGTAACCGATAAGGATCTGCTCGGCAAATGGAGCGTCCTGTTTTTCTACCCGGCAGACTTCACATTTGTATGCCCGACCGAACTGGAAGACCTGGAAAACAAATATGCTGATTTCAAGAAGATCGGCTGCGAAATCTATTCTGTTTCCTGCGATACCCATTTCGTCCACAAAGCTTGGCATGAATCTTCTGACAGAATCGGCAAGGTTGAATATCCGATGATCGGCGATCCGACCGGCAAGCTTGCTAAGGATCTTGATGTATACATCGAAGATGCTGGCCAGGCAGAAAGAGGAACCTTCGTCATCAACCCGGACGGAGAAGTTGTACTCTATGAAGTAAGCGCAGGCAACATCGGACGTAATGCTGATGAACTGCTCCGCAAGGTTGAAGCTGCTCAGTTCGTTTACGAACACGGCGATGAAGTTTGCCCGGCAAAATGGCATCCAGGTGAAGAAACCCTGAAACCATCCTTTGACTTAGTCGGCAAATTATAA